The Lytechinus pictus isolate F3 Inbred chromosome 10, Lp3.0, whole genome shotgun sequence genome includes a window with the following:
- the LOC129270561 gene encoding methyltransferase-like protein 22 isoform X1: MIELGDQILSDVHVTAIRSGISRGYEKGLQLVSRFVVNYQAGERREERMKEESEKDSQDDVNVMTDIDGDLVLTRKHKTKDVITTSIAHAMQTNLQDVGMQVWMGCLLLCNFILSNHPRFENSTVLELGGGTGLASVVMATTAKFVICTDTGKDVLEMCERNVIANTDIYNRRGHKDELERLVIVRALDWMDSDIQTDESIPFSWSQKDLQLLSDVDVIMAADVVYSNDLTDAFFTKLQHLMKTGKEKTCFITTERRLNFTLTDLDVTCKEYDHFREWLKRLETI; the protein is encoded by the exons ATGATTGAATTAGGAGACCAAATTTTGTCTGATGTACATGTTACTGCGATTCGTTCTGGTATCTCTCGAGGATATGAGAAAG GATTGCAATTGGTATCAAGATTCGTTGTCAATTACCAGGCtggagagagaagggaagaaagaatgaaagaagaaagtgagaagGACAGTCAGGATGACGTCAATGTCATGACTGATATAGATGGAGATTTGGTATTAACCAGGAAACACAAAACAAAGGATGTCATTACTACTAGTATTG CCCATGCGATGCAAACCAATCTACAAGATGTCGGAATGCAG GTATGGATGGGTTGTCTTTTGCTTTGTAATTTCATTCTCAGCAATCATCCAAGATTTGAAAATTCTACAGTCTTAGAATTGGGAGGAGGGACAGGATTAGCAAgtgttgtcatggcaaccactgcaaaatttgttatttgtacAG ATACTGGAAAGGATGTCCTAGAAATGTGTGAGAGAAATGTCATTGCAAATACGGATATTTATAATAGAAGAGGGCATAAAGATGAACTAGAGAGACTGGTTATAGTACGAGCTTTAGATTGGATGGATTCAGACATCCAAACAG aTGAATCTATTCCATTTTCTTGGAGTCAAAAGGACCTTCAACTCTTATCTGACGTAGATGTAATTATGGCTGCAGATG TGGTCTACAGCAACGATCTGACCGATGCCTTTTTCACAAAACTTCAACATTTAATGAAAACTGGGAAGGAAAAGACCTGTTTCATTACTACCGAGAGAAG
- the LOC129269563 gene encoding ankyrin repeat domain-containing protein 40-like: MDGLKVVEEKLRESASIGDQDGIEECLCQGADINSQNPMNGWTALHWASKRGHPTIVNFLLGRGADPSVSNHKGELPVQMTDNGEVKKMIGNISGIGTSVTVEKEALPFTPNYLKNPPFPHGQTRGQRSMGYQGNINGHPSEQTGPMYGDELVLKIREAESAERDFIEVELPRNALTFENLVELCCEELQVEPSNISKIRKLPNTIIRKDKDVVRLQDFQELELVTKKKTPFGSTPYSVPLQNLLY; this comes from the exons ATGGATGGACTAAAAGTAGTTGAAGAAAAGCTAAGAGAATCTGCCAGTATTGGTGATCAAGATGGAATTGAGGAATGCTTGTGCCAGGGAGCAGACATTAATTCTCAAAACCCAATGAATGGATG gacTGCTCTTCACTGGGCCAGCAAGCGAGGGCATCCTACTATTGTCAACTTTCTTTTGGGGCGAGGTGCTGACCCATCAGTAAGCAACCACAAAGGGGAACTCCCTGTTCAGATGACCGATAATGGAGAAGTTAAAAAGATGATTGGGAACATATCTGGGATCG GAACATCTGTCACAGTAGAGAAGGAGGCCCTTCCTTTCACACCAAATTACCTGAAGAACCCACCCTTTCCACATGGACAAACAagaggtcagaggtcaatgGGTTACCAAGGAAACATCAATGGGCACCCTTCAGAGCAGACTGGACCAATGTATGGAGATG aGCTAGTACTGAAAATCAGAGAAGCAGAATCAGCCGAGCGTGACTTCATCGAAGTCGAACTTCCAAGAAACGCTCTCACATTTGAGAATCTTGTTGAACTGTGCTGCGAAGAACTCCAGGTGGAGCCCTCCAATATTTCGAAGATCCGGAAGTTGCCCAACACCATCATTCGGAAAGATAAGGATGTTGTTAGGTTACAAGATTTTCAAGAACTTGAACTGGTTACCAAGAAGAAAACTCCATTTGGATCTACGCCTTACTCAGTGCCTCTGCAGAATCTACTTTATTAA